Genomic segment of Mytilus edulis chromosome 12, xbMytEdul2.2, whole genome shotgun sequence:
aatttcagagcaattgaaatgtACTTATTCACAGGTTATTATTCTGAAAGtcgaaaaatgcttgttttgggacccctaattcctaaaccggtgggaccatcatccccaaaatcaatccctatctttcttttgtagtattgaacatttttatcaaatttcaaagagatccatttaCGTAAACTAAACTTATTGtcagaaaccaaatgtgtcttcagacgCTGCAAATGACAAGGATATGCCGCAGACAATGACATCATATCATTATACGatccaaaaaaaatgtttgcggtcatataaaaagaCATTTATTAATAACACAATCAAAACACAAGTTCTTTTGGTGGAGGTCTTGTTGGAATTTTTCCAAGGGTAAACGTAGGTGCTTGGAATGCTTCCAGTTCCTCTTTTGTTAAATGATCCAACGATGTATATTTCTGACTGTCTGAAATACTACTAGCTGTTGTTGGGGGGAAAGCATGTGGTGATGCCCCACCTGAGGGAAAAGCAGAGGGTGAAGGCCCTACAGTAGAAAAACCACTTGCAGATGGTTGTGCTGTAAAACTGCCAAATGCGTTGGCTGCAGGAGCTGGTGCTGGTTTTCCAAACAATCCTGTGGACTGTGTTTGACTTGTAAAAGGACTTGCTCCAAAACCAGACTGGGCAACAGTAGGAACGCCACCAGATGTAAAGTTACTAGCTTCATGACCAAAGGATGACGATGCTTGATTTTGCCCTGCACCAAAGGCCAGCGGTGAAGGTCCTGTTTGAGTACCAGAAAATGCAGCACTGGTACTTCCTAAGGTTCCTGCTGGAAAAGCTGAGGTTCCAAATGTAGCTTGTGATCCAGACTGAGTTTGAATATTTGAAGCACCAAATGGTTGTGTCCCAAAAGCTGAACTTGCAGCAGTAGCACCAAGTGGACTTGTGCTTTTTGTACCAAACGTGGAGCTTAAACCTGTTGCACCAAATGTAGAGCTTGAACCTGTTGAACCAAAAGTTGAACTTGAACCTGTTGTACCAAATATGGAGGATGTACCAAGTGGACTGGCACCTGAACTTCCAAATGCTGAACTTGTACCAGCAGCAGAAAGTGGACTGTTGCCCGATGAGCCAAAAGCATTAGCAGAACCAGTTGATCCTAATGAACTTGATGAACTTGAAGATCCAAAAGATGTCCCTCCAAAGGCTGATTTAGAATTACTAAATAGTGATGATGAATctacaataaaaacaattatttgtctTAAATATGAAGTAATttcatttgttataaaatatgtaTTCGCTATTTACATCTGGATACATCTATTTTACTTTCATATCTTCATGAGtctataataaacaagaatgtgtcctaagtacagggatgcccaatccgcactatcattttctatgttcagtaaaccgtgaaaatggggtaaaatctctaatttggcattaaatttaaaaagatcataaaataattatcataaggaacatgtgtactaagtttcaagttgattggattcaacttcatcaaaaactaccttgacaaaaaacttaaaGTAATACCTGGAGctggacgaacggacggatgagggacgaacagatgcacagaccagaaaccataatgcccataaatgggacataaaaatgtttcttgtttctcatttttcatatagattagactgttcaTTTTCCTGTTTGAGTGGTttgacactagtaatttttgagtCCCATGATAGCTTACTCTTCAGTctgagccaatgctctgtgttcAAGACCATACTTTACTATGACCTATAATGTCTTTTTGGCACtcatacatcttcttatatctatacaatggaatagttttatttgtaaaaaagacACATTTgctattttttaatagtttgtcAATGTTAAATCATTTTCACATTTTAGGGTGAACATCTGCAAATATAGACATTGGAATTTtacattataataca
This window contains:
- the LOC139498738 gene encoding nucleoporin NUP42-like isoform X2, producing the protein MAICKFFVQGHCKYGSSCRFEHPVGGNAGYAYSAQRQLFGGGGGGRGGGGGGGRSQQNPNQYKWQASDYSQRQGQPQATQQMSTNDVINTLISEVTEWESNNMWPFSCVGFEKDSPCIPEFTDHSPEELRTAAYEAMQSGNIQPYIQLAETLVNEYKQKRSQVKNMTMTLKQKLISMIEDYRLNKNKSGSSSSNSSSLFSNSKSAFGGTSFGSSSSSSSLGSTGSANAFGSSGNSPLSAAGTSSAFGSSGASPLGTSSIFGTTGSSSTFGSTGSSSTFGATGLSSTFGTKSTSPLGATAASSAFGTQPFGASNIQTQSGSQATFGTSAFPAGTLGSTSAAFSGTQTGPSPLAFGAGQNQASSSFGHEASNFTSGGVPTVAQSGFGASPFTSQTQSTGLFGKPAPAPAANAFGSFTAQPSASGFSTVGPSPSAFPSGGASPHAFPPTTASSISDSQKYTSLDHLTKEELEAFQAPTFTLGKIPTRPPPKELVF
- the LOC139498738 gene encoding nucleoporin NUP42-like isoform X1: MAICKFFVQGHCKYGSSCRFEHPVGGNAGYAYSAQRQLFGGGGGGRGGGGGGGRSQQNPNQYKWQASDYSQRQGQPQATQQMSTNDVINTLISEVTEWESNNMWPFSCVGFEKDSPCIPEFTDHSPEELRTAAYEAMQSGNIQPYIQLAETLVNEYKQKRSQVKNMTMTLKQKLISMIEDYRLNKNNRSGSSSSNSSSLFSNSKSAFGGTSFGSSSSSSSLGSTGSANAFGSSGNSPLSAAGTSSAFGSSGASPLGTSSIFGTTGSSSTFGSTGSSSTFGATGLSSTFGTKSTSPLGATAASSAFGTQPFGASNIQTQSGSQATFGTSAFPAGTLGSTSAAFSGTQTGPSPLAFGAGQNQASSSFGHEASNFTSGGVPTVAQSGFGASPFTSQTQSTGLFGKPAPAPAANAFGSFTAQPSASGFSTVGPSPSAFPSGGASPHAFPPTTASSISDSQKYTSLDHLTKEELEAFQAPTFTLGKIPTRPPPKELVF